A part of Bosea sp. (in: a-proteobacteria) genomic DNA contains:
- a CDS encoding aspartate aminotransferase family protein has product MAALDIGVAAPSRPRLLSVEDAKALNTSTIRELFSAHINPGQLHFMRLLGFDKVKVERAEGMHYITDDGRRILDFFGGFGSVAFGHNHPRILAARRRFADENRHEICMAFMSQYAAALAHNLAQIAPGDLDMVFLGSSGSEAMEAAIKVAEQAQGPARSKVIYAANAFHGKTKGVLSITDSSLYQQQFALVDNQVKVPFGDIGAIRRAVEADPSIGIIVLETIQGGGGIIEAPTSFWQALRALCDKHGLLWVADEVQCGLGRTGRFFAFEQHGVIPDVTALAKSLGGSKSAMAAMIARREVYMKAYGKPKTALIHGPATFGGIGEACISAIEGLNILYDEDLIGNAEREGAHLIARLDAIKAKHPSLLKDVRGRGFMVGVEFNDFSETLPFGLKHMVALLDDKLKGSLCGFVGALMLKDHDTLVAFTEYNRNVIRLEPPLIATRADVDRFCDAFDELLSRGVARIITDYLRKVAVK; this is encoded by the coding sequence ATGGCAGCGCTTGACATTGGCGTTGCCGCGCCCTCCCGCCCGCGCCTTTTGAGCGTGGAGGACGCCAAGGCGCTCAACACCTCCACCATACGCGAGCTGTTTTCAGCGCACATCAACCCTGGCCAATTGCATTTCATGAGGCTGCTCGGCTTCGACAAGGTCAAGGTCGAGCGCGCCGAGGGCATGCACTACATCACCGATGACGGCCGGCGCATCCTCGATTTCTTCGGCGGTTTCGGCTCCGTCGCCTTTGGCCATAACCATCCGCGCATCCTGGCGGCACGCAGGCGCTTTGCCGACGAGAATCGCCACGAGATCTGCATGGCCTTCATGTCGCAGTATGCGGCGGCGCTGGCCCACAACCTCGCGCAGATCGCGCCCGGCGACCTCGACATGGTGTTCCTCGGCTCATCCGGTTCAGAGGCCATGGAGGCGGCGATCAAGGTGGCCGAACAGGCCCAGGGCCCGGCGCGGTCCAAGGTGATCTACGCGGCCAATGCCTTCCACGGCAAGACAAAGGGGGTGCTGTCGATCACTGACTCGAGCCTCTACCAGCAGCAGTTCGCGCTGGTGGACAACCAGGTGAAGGTGCCCTTCGGCGATATCGGCGCCATCCGCCGCGCCGTCGAGGCGGACCCCTCCATCGGCATCATCGTGCTGGAGACCATCCAGGGCGGCGGCGGCATCATCGAGGCGCCGACCAGCTTCTGGCAGGCGCTGCGCGCGCTGTGCGACAAGCATGGCCTGCTCTGGGTGGCCGACGAGGTGCAGTGCGGCCTCGGGCGCACGGGCCGCTTCTTCGCCTTCGAGCAGCATGGCGTGATCCCGGACGTTACCGCGCTCGCCAAGTCGCTTGGCGGCTCGAAGTCGGCCATGGCTGCGATGATCGCGCGGCGCGAGGTCTACATGAAGGCCTATGGCAAGCCGAAAACCGCGCTGATCCACGGCCCCGCCACCTTCGGCGGCATCGGCGAGGCCTGCATCTCGGCGATAGAGGGCCTCAACATCCTTTACGACGAGGATCTGATCGGCAATGCCGAGCGCGAGGGCGCCCATCTCATCGCCCGGCTCGACGCCATCAAGGCCAAGCACCCCTCGCTCCTCAAGGATGTGCGCGGCCGTGGCTTCATGGTCGGCGTCGAGTTCAACGACTTCTCGGAGACGCTGCCCTTCGGGCTCAAGCATATGGTCGCCCTGCTCGACGACAAGCTCAAGGGTTCACTCTGCGGCTTCGTGGGCGCGCTGATGCTCAAGGATCATGACACGCTGGTCGCCTTCACCGAATACAACCGCAATGTCATCCGCCTCGAGCCGCCGCTGATCGCGACCCGCGCCGATGTCGACCGATTCTGCGATGCCTTCGACGAGCTGCTCTCGCGCGGCGTCGCCCGCATCATCACCGACTATCTGCGCAAGGTTGCGGTGAAATGA
- a CDS encoding TRAP transporter large permease: MSFALASCLFTLISLATIGAPIPLSMIVSAIIYLAVKGQDLGLAAEQIIQGLYDSFVILAIPLFIVAANFMNAGTISARLTDFCLAIVGRLKGGMGHVNVVTSVIFAGMSGSAVADVVGMGKLSIDMMIKDNRYPLGYAAAITAATAVIGPIIPPSIPMVLYAIISDASIGYLFLGGVVPGLIMAGAMMLLNTYTAHKLDVPLEEPVPLRQIPLVTFRALPALMMPIILLAGIYGGATTPTEAAAIAAAYAFLVAAVVYRALSFSDIRTVMHDSVRSSASVGLIIGSALVFNYIVASENIPAQVSAMLKGIDVSPLMFMVMLNVLFLVLGCFLDASTIILVIIPVFIPTVKALGIDLVHFGVVAIVNCMIGLITPPYGVLLFVLNAVTGIPLKIIIDAIWPWVITLIICLLVMILVPETVLWLPRQFGYAG; the protein is encoded by the coding sequence ATGAGCTTCGCCCTCGCCTCGTGCCTGTTCACGCTGATTTCGCTCGCCACGATCGGCGCGCCGATTCCGCTGTCGATGATCGTCTCCGCGATCATCTATCTGGCCGTGAAGGGCCAGGATCTGGGCCTCGCGGCGGAGCAGATCATCCAGGGCCTTTATGATTCCTTCGTGATCCTCGCGATCCCCCTGTTCATCGTGGCCGCGAACTTCATGAACGCCGGCACGATCTCGGCGCGCCTCACCGATTTCTGCCTGGCCATCGTCGGCCGCCTCAAGGGCGGGATGGGGCATGTCAACGTCGTCACGAGCGTGATCTTCGCGGGGATGTCGGGCTCGGCCGTTGCTGACGTCGTGGGGATGGGCAAGTTGTCCATCGACATGATGATCAAGGACAATCGCTACCCGCTGGGCTATGCGGCGGCGATCACGGCCGCGACCGCCGTCATCGGCCCGATCATCCCGCCCTCGATCCCGATGGTGCTCTATGCGATCATCTCGGATGCTTCGATCGGCTATCTTTTCCTGGGCGGCGTGGTGCCCGGGCTGATCATGGCCGGGGCCATGATGCTGCTCAACACCTACACGGCGCACAAGCTCGACGTTCCGCTCGAGGAGCCTGTCCCGCTTCGGCAGATCCCGCTTGTCACATTCCGCGCGCTGCCGGCGCTGATGATGCCCATCATCCTCCTCGCCGGCATCTATGGCGGCGCGACCACCCCGACCGAGGCGGCCGCCATCGCGGCGGCCTATGCCTTCCTCGTGGCGGCGGTCGTCTACAGGGCGCTGAGCTTCAGCGACATCCGCACGGTGATGCATGACAGCGTGCGCTCCTCCGCCTCGGTGGGCCTCATCATCGGATCGGCGCTGGTCTTCAACTACATCGTCGCGAGCGAGAACATTCCCGCGCAGGTCAGCGCCATGCTCAAGGGCATCGACGTCTCGCCCCTGATGTTCATGGTGATGCTGAACGTCCTGTTCCTGGTGCTCGGCTGCTTCCTGGACGCCTCCACCATCATCCTCGTGATCATCCCGGTCTTCATCCCGACGGTGAAGGCGCTCGGGATCGATCTGGTGCATTTCGGGGTCGTCGCGATCGTCAACTGCATGATCGGGCTGATCACGCCGCCCTACGGCGTGCTGCTGTTCGTGCTCAACGCGGTCACGGGCATCCCGCTCAAGATCATCATCGACGCGATCTGGCCCTGGGTGATCACGCTGATCATCTGCCTGCTGGTCATGATCCTCGTGCCGGAGACGGTGCTGTGGCTGCCGCGCCAATTCGGTTATGCGGGCTGA
- a CDS encoding transporter encodes MPNTSPAIAFLPLILFTVLTNAAAQIMLKKGMNSVGTPDIGGDGLVMTVLRVVFNPFVFLGLATFVVSMASHLIVLSRVQLSYAYPFLSLAYVVVAAYSYFFFAEDVGLARLAGIGLIVTGTILIAQS; translated from the coding sequence ATGCCCAACACCTCGCCCGCCATCGCCTTCCTGCCGCTGATCCTGTTCACGGTGCTGACCAACGCCGCCGCGCAGATCATGCTCAAGAAGGGCATGAACAGCGTGGGAACGCCCGACATCGGGGGCGACGGGCTGGTGATGACCGTCCTGCGGGTTGTGTTCAACCCCTTCGTTTTCCTTGGCCTTGCCACCTTCGTCGTGAGCATGGCCTCGCACCTCATCGTGCTGTCTAGGGTGCAGCTCTCCTACGCCTATCCCTTCCTGAGCCTCGCCTATGTGGTGGTCGCCGCCTACAGCTATTTCTTCTTCGCCGAGGATGTGGGCCTCGCGCGCCTTGCCGGGATTGGCCTGATTGTTACGGGCACAATCCTTATTGCACAGAGCTGA
- a CDS encoding NAD(P)-dependent oxidoreductase, with protein sequence MKHIIIGGDGFVGQRLANDLAALGEDVIIADIHNSAHAAYRKARFIRIDVTDPMTLAAIPLAPDDVVYNLSAKMLSPIMPRAKRHEFFWPVNYNGTRNILEWMAGNGATQLVQFTTDMIYGHSVTVPQTEDHPAQPLGEYGMSKLATEQLCEEYRKKGFRISIFRPRLIIGPGRLGILSKLFKLIDLHLPVPMIGAGKNPYQFISVFDCASACQAAWRAGVPNTAYNLGSDDPPPVRKLLADLIRHAGSRSILLPTPAWAVKRTLDVLDMINRPLMDPEQYLIADEICILDTTKAKRELGWAPRYNDSDMLAAAYSEYRRNLGQ encoded by the coding sequence ATGAAGCACATCATCATCGGCGGTGACGGATTTGTGGGACAGCGGCTGGCGAATGACCTCGCCGCGCTCGGCGAAGATGTCATCATCGCCGACATCCACAACTCGGCCCATGCTGCCTACCGCAAGGCCCGCTTCATCCGCATCGACGTCACCGATCCGATGACGCTGGCCGCCATCCCGCTCGCGCCGGATGACGTGGTCTACAATCTTTCGGCCAAGATGCTTTCGCCGATCATGCCACGCGCCAAGCGCCATGAATTCTTCTGGCCCGTGAACTACAATGGCACGCGCAACATCCTCGAATGGATGGCCGGCAACGGGGCGACGCAGCTCGTGCAGTTCACCACCGACATGATCTATGGCCACTCGGTCACCGTGCCGCAGACCGAGGACCATCCGGCCCAGCCACTGGGCGAATACGGCATGAGCAAGCTGGCCACCGAGCAGTTGTGCGAGGAATACCGCAAGAAGGGCTTCCGAATCTCGATCTTTCGCCCGCGCCTCATCATCGGGCCAGGACGGCTCGGAATCCTGTCCAAGCTGTTCAAGCTGATCGACCTCCACCTTCCCGTCCCGATGATCGGCGCAGGCAAGAACCCCTATCAGTTCATCTCGGTGTTCGACTGCGCCTCCGCCTGCCAGGCGGCCTGGCGTGCGGGCGTGCCCAACACCGCCTACAATCTGGGCTCGGACGATCCGCCGCCCGTGCGCAAGCTGCTGGCCGACCTGATCCGCCATGCGGGCAGCCGCTCGATCCTGCTGCCGACCCCGGCCTGGGCCGTCAAGCGCACCCTCGACGTGCTGGACATGATCAACCGGCCGTTGATGGACCCCGAGCAGTACCTGATCGCAGACGAGATCTGCATCCTCGACACGACGAAGGCCAAGCGCGAGCTGGGCTGGGCCCCACGCTACAATGACAGCGACATGCTTGCCGCCGCCTACTCCGAATATCGCCGCAACCTTGGCCAGTGA
- a CDS encoding TRAP transporter small permease, with protein sequence MPRPSSRRIGHRGWLTASTQSAEPSAQARRTGLTRLLDRLRLAALDVAALMLAALFVIFLIQIAARYVFGAPLAWTLEACLTLWLWVVFWGGAFVLGEKDHVRFDVLYTSVRPRIRRGLAIISAVAISGGFLAALPATWSYIDFYQIKRSSVIGIRLDIVFSIYGIFAAMLVLRYALRSWALLRGADPDVLDGRQAGDGYNAQ encoded by the coding sequence ATGCCGCGTCCAAGTTCGCGGCGGATTGGCCACCGGGGCTGGTTGACCGCATCAACTCAATCCGCTGAGCCTTCGGCGCAGGCGCGGAGAACCGGTTTGACCAGACTCCTCGACCGTCTGCGCCTGGCGGCCCTTGACGTTGCGGCGCTGATGCTCGCCGCGCTATTCGTCATTTTCCTGATCCAGATCGCGGCGCGCTACGTCTTCGGCGCGCCACTCGCCTGGACGCTGGAAGCCTGCCTGACCCTGTGGCTGTGGGTGGTGTTCTGGGGCGGCGCCTTCGTGCTGGGCGAAAAGGACCATGTCCGCTTCGACGTGCTCTACACCTCCGTCAGGCCCCGGATCAGGCGGGGGCTGGCGATCATCTCGGCGGTGGCCATATCGGGCGGCTTTCTCGCGGCGCTGCCGGCGACCTGGAGCTATATCGACTTTTACCAGATCAAGCGCTCGTCGGTGATCGGCATCCGGCTCGATATCGTGTTCAGCATCTACGGCATCTTCGCCGCGATGCTCGTGCTGCGCTATGCGCTGCGGAGCTGGGCCTTGCTGCGGGGCGCCGATCCTGACGTGCTGGACGGGCGGCAGGCCGGCGATGGATACAACGCCCAATGA
- the dctP gene encoding TRAP transporter substrate-binding protein DctP, protein MDRHFTRRAMLRASMAAGVGAAALAQGLSPAMAQGVTLRLSSPASPTDQRALALTEIFGPAIKDIATFQPHWNATLFRQGTELEAIARGNLEMSIASAQELAALIPAWSIFTAGYLLRDADHQKKVFASDVMDGLKKTTEDRLGVKLLSVMYLGRRQLNLRIDKEIRTPADLAGVKLRMPNSEAWLFLGQALGASPLPLAFTEIYTALQSGAVDGQDNPLPSVRDSKFHEVTKQIVLTSHLVDQNYLAISKRVWDRFTPAQQAVIQKAADDASELGRQRQLALETELEGFFKAQGLKVYTPDVEAFRKKVQTDYAASKFAADWPPGLVDRINSIR, encoded by the coding sequence ATGGACCGTCACTTCACCCGCCGCGCCATGCTGCGCGCATCCATGGCTGCTGGCGTCGGCGCCGCAGCGCTCGCCCAGGGGCTGTCACCGGCCATGGCGCAAGGGGTGACGCTCCGGCTGTCATCGCCCGCCTCGCCGACGGACCAGCGCGCGCTGGCCCTCACCGAGATTTTCGGCCCGGCCATCAAGGACATCGCGACCTTCCAGCCGCACTGGAACGCGACGCTGTTCCGTCAGGGCACCGAGCTTGAGGCCATCGCCCGCGGCAACCTCGAAATGTCGATCGCCTCGGCGCAGGAACTGGCTGCGCTGATCCCCGCCTGGTCGATCTTCACGGCCGGCTATCTGCTGCGCGACGCCGACCACCAGAAGAAGGTGTTCGCCTCGGATGTGATGGACGGGCTGAAGAAGACCACCGAGGACAGGCTCGGCGTCAAGCTTCTGTCCGTGATGTATCTGGGCCGCCGCCAGCTCAACCTCAGGATCGACAAGGAGATCAGGACGCCTGCGGATCTGGCCGGCGTGAAGCTGCGCATGCCAAATTCGGAGGCCTGGCTGTTCCTCGGCCAGGCGCTGGGCGCCAGCCCGCTGCCGCTCGCCTTCACCGAAATCTACACCGCCCTGCAGTCGGGCGCGGTCGATGGCCAGGACAACCCGCTGCCCAGCGTGCGGGACTCCAAGTTCCACGAAGTGACCAAGCAGATCGTGCTCACCAGCCATCTGGTCGACCAGAACTACCTCGCCATCTCCAAGCGCGTCTGGGACCGCTTCACGCCGGCGCAGCAGGCCGTGATCCAGAAGGCCGCCGACGACGCCTCGGAGCTGGGCCGCCAGCGTCAGCTCGCGCTTGAGACGGAGCTTGAAGGCTTCTTCAAGGCCCAGGGCCTCAAGGTCTACACGCCCGATGTCGAGGCCTTCCGCAAGAAGGTGCAGACCGATTATGCCGCGTCCAAGTTCGCGGCGGATTGGCCACCGGGGCTGGTTGACCGCATCAACTCAATCCGCTGA
- a CDS encoding haloacid dehalogenase type II, with protein sequence MDNSSTTAIRAVVFDAYGTLFDVHSAVAAHAARLGQQAAPVSDLWRVKQLEYTWTRSLIGRYRDFRALTEEALDYALARFGIIDRALRADLLAAYMTLAAYPDVPVALSGLRALGLSTAILSNGSPDMLAAAVTAAGLGDRLDAVISVHEIGAFKPPAAAYEPVLRRLDVVAREVVFVSSNRWDIAGAAAFGFRPVWCNRARMPDEYADLPPVAAITDLGGLAAWVQAARSG encoded by the coding sequence ATGGACAATTCCTCGACCACCGCCATCCGCGCCGTCGTCTTCGATGCCTACGGCACCCTGTTCGATGTCCATTCGGCGGTGGCGGCCCATGCCGCGCGGCTGGGGCAGCAAGCGGCTCCCGTGTCGGACCTCTGGCGCGTCAAGCAGCTCGAATACACCTGGACGCGTTCCCTCATCGGCCGCTATCGCGATTTCCGCGCGCTGACGGAGGAGGCGCTCGACTATGCGCTGGCGCGCTTCGGAATCATTGATCGGGCGCTGCGGGCCGACCTTTTGGCCGCCTACATGACGTTGGCGGCCTATCCGGACGTGCCGGTGGCGCTTTCGGGCCTGCGCGCGCTGGGCCTCAGCACCGCCATCCTGTCGAACGGCTCGCCCGACATGCTCGCCGCCGCCGTGACGGCCGCCGGGCTTGGTGATCGTCTCGATGCGGTGATTTCGGTGCATGAGATCGGCGCCTTCAAACCTCCGGCGGCGGCATACGAGCCGGTGCTGCGCCGGCTCGACGTCGTGGCCCGCGAGGTCGTCTTTGTCTCGTCGAACCGGTGGGACATCGCAGGCGCGGCTGCCTTCGGGTTCAGGCCGGTCTGGTGCAACCGGGCAAGGATGCCCGATGAGTATGCCGACCTTCCGCCCGTCGCGGCGATCACGGACCTTGGCGGACTGGCGGCCTGGGTGCAGGCGGCGCGCTCTGGCTGA